In Candidatus Zixiibacteriota bacterium, a single window of DNA contains:
- a CDS encoding aminotransferase class III-fold pyridoxal phosphate-dependent enzyme, which translates to MIPIRPRRPQFDSEAAEKLLSELYGLSGVVEELPSERDRNYRITTQTGVGYVLKIANVNEAGTNLEFQNEMLDRIAKSDISSYFPTVVHSQSGQMMQTTEGRDQEQHWVRLLTFLDGQPLSQIKNRAPELISSVGDLLGRMDSVLTGFSHPAARREFYWDLAGAVETIKSLQSNLQSPRKKELIDYYLSLYSEVVRPHLSHLRKSVIHNDANDNNILTGLVEDKATGLSFRRTTGLIDFGDAVFSHTINNLAVAVAYAMLDVDDPLHDAGFLVAGYHQRMPLDDSEFAVLFVLACVRLCLSVSICAYQQKLEPENEYLKVSEQPGWALLERACRIGPHFAGCYLRNACDYPPCLESDGAVGWLKPYSRRRDDKSHDRILSERESLIGSSLSVAYREPLKIVRGYLQYLCDDKGLRYLDAVNNVPHVGHCHPKVVAAGQKQMALLNTNTRYLHAYLTEYAARLTATLPGDLSVCYFVCSGSEANELAIRLAQAHTGGSEFVVIDGAYHGNTGLLVNLSPYKFDGPGGSGAPGFVHKVPTPDCFRGEYRGHGIDLARKYADHIKDEVAEIVSGGKKTAAMLAESVMGCAGQIVFPDGYLKEAYEQVRAAGGVCIADEVQIGFGRIGSHFWAFETQDVIPDIVTLGKPIGNGHPLGAVVTTPEIAASFDNGMEYFNTFGGNPVSCAIGMAVLDVIEQERLQENAQKVGSYLKERLAELMDRFEVVGDVRGLGLFIGVELVVDRETLKPATSLAALVIEKMKDAGVLLSSDGPDENVIKIKPPILFNYDNADRLVDSLAKTLDGAC; encoded by the coding sequence TGGGTTATGTACTCAAGATCGCGAACGTCAACGAGGCCGGAACCAACCTGGAATTCCAGAATGAAATGCTCGATCGGATAGCAAAGAGTGATATATCTTCCTATTTCCCAACCGTTGTTCACTCGCAATCCGGCCAGATGATGCAAACGACAGAGGGGCGCGACCAAGAACAGCACTGGGTGCGTCTTCTCACCTTTCTTGATGGTCAGCCGTTGTCACAGATAAAGAACCGTGCTCCCGAACTCATTAGTTCGGTCGGTGATTTGTTGGGACGAATGGATAGTGTCCTGACAGGTTTTTCTCACCCTGCGGCCAGGCGAGAATTCTATTGGGATTTGGCCGGAGCGGTCGAGACGATCAAGTCGCTTCAATCGAATTTGCAGAGTCCCAGGAAAAAGGAACTGATTGATTACTATCTTTCATTGTACTCAGAGGTTGTGCGCCCACATCTGTCCCATCTTCGAAAAAGCGTCATTCACAACGACGCCAACGACAACAATATACTGACCGGGCTGGTAGAGGATAAAGCTACCGGTCTCAGCTTCAGGAGAACAACGGGCCTGATCGATTTTGGAGATGCCGTCTTCTCTCACACCATCAACAATCTGGCCGTGGCCGTTGCCTATGCTATGCTCGATGTTGATGACCCGCTTCATGATGCCGGCTTTCTGGTGGCCGGATACCATCAACGGATGCCGCTTGACGATTCGGAGTTCGCAGTTCTGTTCGTTTTGGCGTGTGTGCGTTTATGTCTCAGTGTTTCCATTTGTGCCTATCAGCAAAAACTGGAACCGGAGAATGAATATCTCAAAGTCAGCGAACAACCTGGCTGGGCTCTGCTTGAACGAGCTTGCAGGATAGGTCCCCACTTCGCAGGCTGCTATCTGCGTAATGCATGCGACTATCCACCCTGTCTCGAATCGGACGGGGCTGTAGGCTGGTTGAAACCATACTCCCGTCGTCGGGATGACAAATCGCACGATCGGATATTGAGTGAGCGAGAGAGTCTGATAGGTTCTTCGTTGAGTGTTGCTTACCGGGAGCCTTTGAAGATCGTGCGGGGATACCTTCAGTACCTCTGTGACGACAAGGGTCTCAGATACCTGGATGCCGTGAACAACGTACCGCATGTCGGTCACTGTCACCCTAAGGTCGTGGCGGCCGGACAAAAGCAGATGGCGCTGCTCAATACCAACACTCGTTACCTGCACGCTTACTTGACCGAGTACGCCGCTCGCTTGACGGCAACTTTGCCGGGTGACCTGTCGGTCTGTTACTTTGTTTGTTCCGGGTCGGAGGCTAACGAGTTGGCCATTCGCCTGGCCCAGGCTCACACCGGAGGGAGTGAGTTTGTAGTTATCGACGGCGCCTATCACGGCAACACCGGTCTCTTGGTCAACTTGAGTCCGTACAAGTTCGATGGACCCGGCGGCAGCGGTGCGCCCGGCTTTGTGCATAAGGTGCCAACACCTGACTGTTTTCGAGGAGAGTATCGTGGCCATGGAATCGATCTGGCCCGCAAGTATGCCGACCACATCAAAGATGAAGTAGCTGAGATTGTATCCGGTGGTAAAAAGACTGCAGCCATGCTGGCCGAGTCGGTGATGGGCTGCGCCGGCCAGATCGTCTTCCCCGATGGCTATCTAAAGGAGGCTTACGAACAGGTGAGAGCGGCCGGAGGTGTGTGCATTGCCGACGAAGTGCAGATTGGTTTTGGCCGAATCGGCTCACATTTCTGGGCCTTCGAAACTCAGGATGTAATTCCCGATATCGTTACTTTGGGAAAACCTATCGGCAATGGGCACCCGCTCGGCGCCGTTGTCACCACGCCCGAAATTGCGGCCTCGTTCGATAACGGCATGGAATACTTCAATACTTTCGGAGGTAACCCGGTGTCGTGCGCAATCGGCATGGCCGTCCTGGACGTCATCGAACAAGAACGCCTACAGGAAAACGCCCAGAAAGTCGGCAGCTATCTCAAGGAAAGATTGGCCGAACTCATGGATCGGTTCGAGGTCGTTGGTGATGTGCGTGGCCTGGGGTTGTTCATCGGCGTTGAATTGGTCGTTGATCGAGAGACCCTGAAACCGGCCACGTCACTGGCTGCGTTGGTGATTGAAAAAATGAAAGATGCGGGTGTTCTGCTCAGCAGCGACGGGCCGGATGAAAACGTGATAAAGATCAAACCTCCGATACTGTTCAACTATGACAACGCCGACCGCCTGGTTGATAGCCTGGCGAAAACCCTCGACGGCGCCTGCTGA